One segment of Thermoanaerobacter kivui DNA contains the following:
- a CDS encoding sulfide/dihydroorotate dehydrogenase-like FAD/NAD-binding protein, protein MFKILEKRELAPSIKLFVIEAPLVAKKARPGQFVILRIKEGGERIPLTIADYNSENGTVTIVFQEVGKTTQELGTLEAGDYIQDFVGPLGVPVEFPNHKKVLGIGGGLGIAPLYPKLKMLHQQGVEVVSIIGARTAELLILEEEIKAVSDRMYVCTDDGSKGRHGFVTVVLKELLEQGEKFDEIIIIGPPILMKIGSEITKPYGIPTMVSLNPIMVDGTGMCGGCRVTVDGEIKFACVDGPAFDGHKVDFDELIKRLATYKEEEKISLERFNEAHECKLINKIEGADKDAVK, encoded by the coding sequence ATGTTCAAAATTTTAGAAAAAAGAGAATTGGCACCTTCCATCAAGTTGTTTGTAATAGAGGCACCACTAGTGGCTAAAAAAGCAAGGCCAGGCCAATTCGTTATACTAAGGATAAAAGAAGGAGGAGAAAGAATTCCTCTTACTATTGCAGATTACAATTCAGAAAATGGCACTGTCACAATAGTATTCCAAGAAGTAGGTAAAACCACCCAGGAATTAGGAACTCTAGAAGCTGGAGACTATATCCAGGACTTTGTTGGGCCTTTAGGTGTACCGGTGGAGTTTCCTAATCACAAGAAAGTTTTAGGAATAGGCGGAGGCCTTGGTATTGCTCCACTTTATCCTAAACTCAAAATGCTTCATCAGCAGGGGGTAGAAGTAGTTTCTATTATAGGTGCTAGGACAGCTGAATTGCTAATCTTGGAAGAAGAGATAAAAGCTGTAAGTGACAGGATGTACGTGTGCACCGACGATGGCTCAAAAGGCCGCCATGGGTTTGTCACAGTAGTACTTAAAGAGCTTTTAGAACAAGGCGAAAAATTTGATGAGATTATTATCATAGGTCCCCCGATTTTGATGAAAATAGGAAGCGAAATTACCAAGCCTTATGGCATACCCACTATGGTGAGCCTTAATCCCATAATGGTAGACGGCACAGGCATGTGCGGTGGGTGTCGTGTCACCGTAGACGGAGAAATCAAATTTGCTTGCGTTGATGGTCCGGCTTTCGACGGCCATAAAGTAGATTTCGATGAACTAATAAAAAGATTGGCCACTTATAAGGAGGAAGAAAAAATTTCCCTCGAAAGATTTAATGAAGCTCATGAATGCAAATTAATCAACAAAATAGAAGGAGCTGATAAAGATGCCGTTAAATAG